The Thalassoroseus pseudoceratinae genome has a segment encoding these proteins:
- the pyrF gene encoding orotidine-5'-phosphate decarboxylase yields MHYAARLHAAIHAKRTPALVGIDPRFDQLPQSIRDAAAQRHPSDELAMQASAFEEFSFRLIDVVAPLVPAVKPQAAFFEELGPLGSAVLARVIRKARDAGLVVICDAKRGDIGSTAEAYARGYLAGADPDAAPWAADALTVNPYLGADTLEPFVDVATERGGGIYVLVRTSNPGAGTFQDRLTDGEPHYRTVAKTVNDLALRTADTDGYGAVGAVVGATYPNELAELREVLSASPLLIPGYGSQGGSAADTAAAFRDDGLGAVINSSRGINFAYRKPEYAERFSPTEWEQAIEAATHDMIADLKTHTPANSL; encoded by the coding sequence ATGCACTATGCAGCCCGTTTACACGCCGCCATTCACGCGAAACGCACACCGGCCCTGGTGGGGATTGACCCGCGTTTTGATCAACTTCCGCAGTCCATCCGCGACGCTGCCGCCCAACGGCATCCCTCGGATGAATTGGCGATGCAAGCGAGTGCCTTCGAGGAATTCAGCTTCCGACTGATTGATGTGGTTGCTCCGTTAGTCCCGGCTGTGAAACCGCAAGCCGCCTTCTTCGAGGAGTTGGGGCCCCTGGGTTCAGCGGTGCTGGCCCGTGTGATTCGCAAAGCCCGTGACGCCGGCTTGGTTGTCATCTGTGATGCGAAACGGGGCGACATCGGTTCGACCGCCGAAGCTTACGCACGAGGATATCTCGCGGGTGCCGACCCCGATGCCGCACCATGGGCCGCCGATGCGTTGACGGTCAACCCGTATCTGGGAGCCGACACACTGGAGCCGTTCGTCGATGTGGCAACGGAACGGGGAGGTGGAATTTATGTCCTCGTTCGCACGAGCAACCCAGGAGCGGGAACATTTCAAGATCGGCTCACAGATGGCGAACCGCATTATCGTACGGTCGCGAAAACGGTAAACGATTTGGCCCTGCGGACTGCCGATACTGACGGCTACGGAGCAGTCGGAGCCGTTGTCGGTGCAACCTATCCGAATGAATTGGCCGAGTTGCGGGAAGTTCTGTCGGCGTCTCCGCTACTAATTCCCGGCTACGGAAGCCAAGGGGGATCGGCAGCGGATACCGCCGCAGCGTTCCGTGACGACGGACTCGGTGCGGTCATCAACAGTTCGCGAGGCATCAACTTTGCTTATCGCAAACCTGAATATGCGGAACGATTCTCGCCCACCGAGTGGGAACAAGCAATTGAGGCGGCCACTCACGACATGATTGCAGACTTGAAAACGCACACTCCCGCCAATTCGTTATGA
- a CDS encoding phosphoribosylanthranilate isomerase: protein MRTIGGQGDIMWVKICGVRTPEQAEMVCEYQPDAIGLNFYEPSPRCVSNTTAQHIAAVCVGKAELVGVFVDHSPMEIENIVRSVGLDRIQCHGNESPAALREIQKRCPDASLIRAWRMRPEGLSDLANYLAECHAADVHLSAVLIDAYVAGTYGGSGKTVAWEQLTQEYQTGDWPSLILAGGLRPDNVAEAIEAVQPWGIDTASGVEYLEGEKGVKDPERVAQFITSARQADES, encoded by the coding sequence ATGCGGACGATTGGTGGACAAGGTGACATTATGTGGGTCAAGATATGCGGGGTTCGGACGCCAGAACAAGCGGAGATGGTTTGTGAGTACCAACCGGACGCGATTGGCTTGAATTTTTACGAACCGTCCCCGCGTTGCGTATCGAACACAACAGCCCAGCATATCGCAGCAGTTTGTGTGGGAAAAGCCGAATTAGTGGGCGTTTTTGTGGATCACTCGCCGATGGAGATCGAAAACATCGTGCGATCCGTGGGATTGGACCGCATTCAATGTCACGGAAATGAATCCCCCGCAGCTTTGCGAGAAATCCAGAAACGATGTCCTGACGCATCGCTGATTCGCGCTTGGCGAATGAGGCCGGAAGGGCTGTCGGATTTGGCCAATTATTTAGCGGAATGCCACGCTGCGGATGTGCATCTCTCCGCCGTCCTCATCGACGCCTATGTTGCCGGGACATATGGCGGGAGCGGAAAAACCGTAGCGTGGGAGCAGTTAACTCAGGAATACCAGACCGGTGATTGGCCGTCGCTCATTCTTGCCGGCGGATTGCGACCAGATAACGTCGCGGAGGCAATCGAAGCAGTCCAACCGTGGGGGATCGACACCGCAAGTGGCGTGGAATACTTAGAAGGTGAGAAAGGCGTCAAAGACCCCGAACGAGTTGCACAGTTCATCACCTCTGCCCGGCAAGCCGACGAATCATAA
- a CDS encoding tetratricopeptide repeat protein: MRLPFEIPQESITEAKQLLQAAQTVYEQSAKDPRHLPAVAQAQVRVGRALLRSGEALQAMPYLRDAVANHSIPDIRSMDANDILHLADARSVLGEGYRLRGDYLNAAREYGRALSELNVIPERVSTMSLRAVIKEKIGDAASEEGDADKAAAAYDAAYTILKTLTQQDEGQLSSRGLAIIRDKQGLLHQTRQNWTAAKNCFLEARHIRRGLAEQPNATDDAVCDLILSQQHLGDLYLAQEQDEQALFAYAAADLFRETHLKNPNSHAVQRLQATIAEHRSIALLRQKQVELASKTLADALETREKLYDETKSDRALANLAKTRGRIGDLQYQQSEWQEALKTYQLADDHLRSLAIRDWADPLRQANWAASVFRVGETARKCGQCGTALKAYRQASTIRERLIRRAPKLLDRYRDLAIVQERTASLLKGMHRHEAAVKMLRTGVENIETALKYHPKNVKLRRDLVILSHQLYELSSVAKDASSSVLWRIRTRNELESLLQEGIEFDSVLQIIQSKLAEPLTITP; the protein is encoded by the coding sequence GTGAGATTGCCCTTCGAAATCCCTCAAGAGTCGATCACCGAAGCCAAACAGTTGTTGCAGGCCGCGCAGACTGTCTATGAACAAAGTGCCAAGGATCCGAGGCACCTTCCCGCAGTGGCACAGGCTCAGGTTCGTGTCGGACGAGCGTTGCTTCGGTCCGGAGAAGCATTGCAAGCGATGCCGTATCTCCGAGACGCCGTTGCCAATCACTCCATTCCCGATATTCGGTCAATGGACGCAAACGACATCCTGCACTTGGCGGATGCACGTTCCGTACTTGGCGAAGGCTACCGACTTCGTGGCGACTATCTGAACGCCGCCCGCGAATACGGCCGGGCACTGTCCGAACTCAACGTGATTCCGGAGCGTGTCAGTACGATGTCGCTGCGGGCCGTCATCAAGGAGAAAATCGGCGATGCGGCTTCGGAAGAAGGCGACGCAGATAAAGCCGCCGCCGCATACGACGCCGCCTATACAATCTTGAAGACACTCACTCAGCAGGACGAGGGTCAATTGTCGTCGCGTGGCTTAGCCATTATTCGCGACAAGCAGGGCTTGCTCCATCAAACACGTCAGAATTGGACAGCGGCGAAGAACTGCTTCCTAGAAGCTCGACACATTCGTCGCGGTCTTGCGGAACAACCCAATGCAACCGATGACGCCGTTTGCGACTTGATCTTGAGTCAGCAGCATCTTGGCGATTTATACCTAGCTCAAGAACAAGACGAACAGGCTCTCTTTGCCTACGCTGCAGCCGACTTGTTCCGCGAAACGCATTTGAAGAATCCAAATTCCCACGCCGTCCAACGACTGCAAGCCACCATCGCAGAACATCGTTCCATTGCGTTGCTGCGGCAGAAACAGGTCGAGTTGGCTTCAAAGACTCTCGCGGATGCTTTGGAGACTCGGGAAAAACTCTACGACGAAACCAAGTCTGATCGGGCGTTAGCAAACCTGGCGAAGACACGCGGGCGGATCGGCGACTTGCAATATCAGCAATCCGAATGGCAGGAGGCACTCAAGACTTATCAGCTGGCTGACGACCATCTGCGTTCGCTTGCGATTCGAGACTGGGCCGATCCGCTTCGCCAAGCCAATTGGGCGGCGAGTGTGTTTCGCGTCGGCGAAACCGCACGAAAATGTGGTCAATGCGGAACCGCGCTCAAGGCGTATCGACAAGCATCGACGATTCGAGAACGGTTGATCCGTCGTGCTCCCAAACTTCTCGACCGCTATCGAGATTTGGCGATTGTCCAAGAGCGAACGGCCTCGCTACTGAAAGGCATGCATCGCCATGAGGCCGCTGTCAAAATGCTACGAACGGGTGTTGAAAACATCGAAACGGCTTTGAAGTACCATCCCAAGAACGTGAAGTTGCGACGCGACTTGGTCATCCTCAGCCATCAACTCTACGAGCTATCGTCAGTCGCAAAAGACGCCAGCAGTTCCGTCCTATGGCGAATCCGAACACGCAATGAACTTGAATCTCTGTTGCAGGAAGGGATCGAGTTCGATTCCGTGTTGCAGATCATTCAGTCCAAACTGGCCGAGCCGCTGACAATCACTCCTTGA
- a CDS encoding GspE/PulE family protein, translating into MIETQGRLALAVLLILATISWANAQDETATPANSNATQDSENAASQPLASPSTGSKLDRPQSAFPPNPYGFFRGNGPTQLVGPSRTVGFYFNWFLMLLILGAFCLWMNSSRWVDEDSRGLNLGTANWNSAMLFGGVGGMFLALILPKFIGLVPMAAAWGVPLGMYIRERNAKVPEARRVMTQAHIRRWTLKKLAAIGIHIGSRETIESTMGPPIQFLGKSEGSDRGEAERRSRQVENSKGYLAAKELIYDAINRRTTDVHLEPKEDELSIRIRIDGVMYPADGYDVATGRNILNIFKVLAGMDITERRRPQDGSFRAILEGREIDFRTATQGTRHGEKMSLRILDQTNSVGNLSDLGFRKSLFEQIVGIVDQPHGLFLSCGPTGAGKSTTLYAALREIDSYQRNIITVEDPVEYKMENVNQIEINTRAGQTFANSLRSILRQDPDVVMIGEIRDQETASIACQAANTGHMVFSTIHANDTITALYRMIELGVEPFMVANSVSAILAQRLTRRLCDVCREPYSPNADLMKRAGLPIDRIDHLYRPRLNGEAGRCRQCGGLGYYGRAGVFELLVITERMRDLIREKSPMSAIKAEARKNGMLTMQEEGLRLVVRGVTSVQELVRVVK; encoded by the coding sequence GTGATTGAAACCCAGGGCCGTTTAGCGCTGGCAGTCCTGCTGATCCTTGCCACGATCTCGTGGGCGAACGCTCAGGACGAGACTGCCACACCTGCGAACAGTAACGCTACGCAGGATTCCGAAAACGCTGCAAGTCAGCCCTTGGCCTCACCGTCAACAGGTTCAAAGTTGGATCGTCCGCAGTCGGCATTCCCGCCGAATCCCTACGGATTTTTTCGCGGCAACGGACCGACGCAGCTTGTTGGTCCGTCGCGGACTGTGGGTTTCTATTTCAACTGGTTTTTGATGCTGCTAATCCTGGGAGCCTTCTGCTTATGGATGAACAGTTCCCGCTGGGTCGATGAAGACAGTCGCGGTTTGAACCTTGGAACAGCCAACTGGAATTCCGCCATGTTGTTCGGGGGTGTCGGCGGGATGTTTTTGGCGTTGATCCTGCCCAAATTCATTGGCCTCGTTCCGATGGCTGCTGCCTGGGGCGTCCCATTGGGGATGTATATTCGCGAGCGGAACGCCAAGGTCCCTGAAGCCCGTCGAGTCATGACGCAAGCTCATATCCGGCGATGGACACTCAAGAAACTTGCAGCAATTGGCATTCACATCGGTTCGCGGGAAACCATCGAATCGACCATGGGACCGCCGATTCAATTCCTCGGCAAATCGGAAGGCTCGGACCGTGGTGAGGCCGAACGACGGAGTCGACAGGTCGAAAACTCGAAAGGTTATCTCGCCGCCAAAGAACTCATCTACGACGCCATCAATCGCCGCACAACCGACGTTCACCTGGAGCCGAAAGAGGACGAGCTTTCCATCCGTATTCGGATCGATGGCGTGATGTATCCGGCGGATGGGTACGACGTGGCCACCGGTCGGAACATTTTGAACATCTTCAAAGTGCTCGCGGGGATGGACATCACCGAGCGACGCCGACCGCAAGACGGTAGTTTTCGGGCTATTTTGGAAGGTCGGGAAATCGACTTCCGAACCGCAACCCAAGGTACGCGGCACGGCGAAAAAATGAGTCTGCGGATTTTGGATCAAACCAACTCGGTTGGCAATCTTTCCGACTTAGGGTTTCGAAAGTCCCTATTCGAGCAGATCGTTGGCATTGTCGATCAGCCTCACGGGTTGTTTCTATCCTGCGGACCGACCGGTGCCGGGAAATCCACCACACTATACGCCGCTCTGCGGGAGATTGATTCGTACCAGCGAAACATCATCACCGTGGAAGACCCGGTCGAGTACAAGATGGAGAACGTCAACCAAATTGAAATTAACACGCGAGCCGGTCAAACCTTCGCGAATTCTCTCCGCAGCATTTTGCGACAAGACCCTGACGTGGTGATGATCGGCGAAATCCGGGACCAGGAAACCGCTTCCATCGCCTGCCAAGCTGCGAACACCGGGCACATGGTGTTTTCGACCATCCACGCCAACGATACCATCACCGCGTTGTACCGGATGATCGAACTGGGCGTTGAACCGTTCATGGTGGCGAATTCGGTGTCCGCAATTTTGGCTCAACGTCTGACCCGTCGTCTGTGTGACGTCTGTCGAGAACCGTACTCCCCCAATGCGGACCTGATGAAACGAGCCGGGTTGCCCATTGATCGCATCGACCATCTGTACCGACCGCGTCTCAACGGGGAAGCCGGTCGGTGTCGGCAATGCGGTGGTCTCGGGTATTACGGTCGGGCAGGGGTGTTTGAACTCTTGGTGATCACGGAGCGAATGCGAGACTTAATCCGTGAGAAATCCCCCATGTCCGCCATCAAAGCAGAAGCTCGCAAGAACGGCATGTTGACGATGCAGGAAGAAGGGTTGCGGCTGGTTGTGCGTGGCGTGACCAGTGTGCAGGAACTCGTTCGCGTCGTGAAGTAA
- a CDS encoding CvpA family protein yields MIAFILLGIMALVAWCVAGEGPWGAGITFLCVLFAGLLAMNFFEPLADMLASITNTGMWLYRWDYIALVGLFAAFVFGLREISNRLVPTFFQTEEIIYEIGRWGFGVLTGYVTMAFLLTALHTAPLPRTVTKTGIVEFLGFQAEKGNLFGFHPDRQWLGFTRFVSARGFARSDEQNRFDNPIYRIGGQGGPDNPWPSFPIRYAARREQLGGQVVAAPVPTTNPGPTNPSPTNNNAPAPSGGADGF; encoded by the coding sequence ATGATCGCTTTCATTTTACTTGGCATTATGGCATTGGTCGCTTGGTGCGTTGCGGGTGAAGGTCCGTGGGGGGCCGGTATCACGTTCCTGTGCGTGCTGTTCGCCGGATTGCTCGCGATGAATTTTTTCGAGCCGTTGGCCGATATGCTGGCGTCGATCACTAACACAGGCATGTGGTTGTATCGATGGGATTACATCGCCTTAGTCGGTTTGTTCGCTGCGTTCGTATTTGGGCTGCGGGAAATCAGTAACCGACTGGTTCCCACGTTCTTCCAAACCGAGGAAATCATCTACGAAATCGGACGCTGGGGTTTTGGGGTGCTGACGGGCTACGTCACGATGGCGTTTCTTCTGACCGCCTTGCACACCGCACCACTGCCACGAACGGTTACCAAAACCGGAATCGTGGAATTCCTGGGATTCCAAGCCGAGAAAGGCAATTTGTTTGGGTTTCACCCCGATCGCCAATGGCTGGGATTTACACGTTTTGTCTCGGCTCGGGGATTCGCTCGTTCGGACGAGCAGAATCGCTTTGACAATCCGATCTATCGGATCGGAGGACAAGGCGGGCCCGATAATCCATGGCCGTCATTCCCGATTCGTTATGCCGCCCGTCGTGAACAACTAGGCGGACAAGTGGTCGCCGCTCCCGTTCCGACAACCAACCCGGGCCCTACGAATCCGTCGCCCACGAACAACAACGCACCCGCCCCCTCAGGAGGCGCGGACGGGTTCTAG
- a CDS encoding M24 family metallopeptidase codes for MSVPEKRQRPQSSAEIPLLTETDRLAEVQRKQQWIANFLKSFQLDGLLLQKRHNFAWFTCGAENGSDACAAGKAAVFITPEARVIVTDNVTSPLLFERELAGLGFQLKERSWREGHRGLIEDLCHGRQVGGDVPHATRQDYSDALAGFRQCLTTEEAIRIRELGRDVAHAVEATARRLIRGSTEAAIAGEVAHRLIKRQVVPCRLQVAGDYRRVRFRTQSYTQSPVSKFCTLTATGRRDGLHVTASRTVCFGELPRDLIESYQAAIQIQATGICFSRENWTLQDVWQRVARIYEKTGYPNEWEYASQGAVVGYRDPEVPIVVGPVDGNVSLQQGMAIVWHPSVGPATLADTLLITPNGGELLTPMENWPRVRVRVRSTAISRPGILRRRNTDQPDSEEPIDPAAQDSFAWLSDDRTGLSGLFNE; via the coding sequence ATGTCTGTGCCCGAGAAACGCCAACGCCCCCAATCATCGGCAGAAATCCCCTTACTGACGGAAACGGACCGTCTTGCTGAAGTCCAACGCAAGCAACAGTGGATCGCCAACTTCCTAAAGTCCTTTCAGTTGGACGGTTTGCTCCTCCAAAAGCGACACAATTTTGCGTGGTTTACTTGTGGAGCCGAGAACGGCAGCGACGCGTGTGCCGCTGGCAAAGCCGCGGTTTTCATCACCCCGGAAGCTCGGGTCATCGTGACCGACAACGTGACTTCCCCGTTGCTGTTTGAACGCGAACTCGCGGGGCTTGGGTTCCAATTGAAAGAACGGTCATGGCGGGAAGGCCACCGGGGTTTGATTGAAGATTTGTGCCACGGTCGGCAGGTCGGAGGCGATGTGCCACACGCGACTCGTCAGGATTATTCCGATGCCTTGGCCGGTTTTCGACAATGTCTCACGACTGAAGAAGCCATCCGCATCCGTGAATTAGGACGTGATGTGGCTCATGCTGTCGAAGCAACGGCTCGGCGATTGATCCGCGGTTCCACGGAAGCGGCTATCGCCGGGGAAGTGGCTCATCGCTTGATCAAACGACAGGTCGTGCCCTGTCGTTTGCAAGTCGCGGGGGACTATCGGCGTGTCCGGTTTCGCACACAGAGTTACACGCAGTCGCCGGTCAGCAAATTCTGCACACTGACCGCCACCGGACGCCGCGATGGACTGCACGTCACGGCCTCTCGAACGGTCTGTTTCGGAGAACTTCCCCGAGATTTGATCGAAAGTTATCAAGCAGCGATTCAGATCCAAGCAACGGGCATCTGTTTCTCGCGAGAAAACTGGACGCTGCAAGACGTCTGGCAACGTGTCGCCCGAATTTACGAAAAGACCGGATATCCCAACGAATGGGAATATGCATCGCAAGGTGCGGTCGTGGGATATCGCGATCCGGAAGTGCCGATCGTGGTTGGTCCGGTCGACGGAAATGTGTCGTTGCAACAGGGCATGGCGATTGTTTGGCATCCGTCTGTCGGTCCGGCGACATTGGCAGACACCTTGTTAATCACTCCAAATGGCGGAGAATTGCTCACGCCCATGGAGAATTGGCCGCGTGTTCGAGTCCGAGTTCGCTCGACAGCGATCAGCCGACCTGGAATCTTGCGGCGACGGAATACTGATCAACCTGACTCCGAAGAACCCATCGACCCGGCTGCACAAGACTCATTTGCGTGGCTCAGTGACGATCGCACGGGGTTGAGTGGCTTATTTAACGAGTAA
- a CDS encoding DUF6263 family protein: MMRILNQWLLVFFCALIAGGCGNSEEADSDQPAAASTLEGIEPEISAPEPPPARTIAQTPSAVLKLNLQPGRRVPLLKTVQQTLIQKMPQGDIVNRDWLEMLVTLRLEQMTEDGRRKLSVHYERVRYQNEIGGKTISFDSDSDTGPLPAVMLPYRGLVNNGFAFWIGPDHRILKPVGFADFLKRCIRDVPPAQQEQVLNAFANSTEEGVANFVDDSIGYLPLADHAVAAGDTWIRERSLSRPVPLFIQNHCSLSRLTDRIADIDIAGTIATTRTFGEQADHENHDVQVIVRGGHAHGSCRIDRETGLPLHASVKHLLDMAVRQADGREFVQQKITTTTIRLFPEQSTPNSNAIQPASYEQVERSAANR; encoded by the coding sequence ATGATGCGTATTCTAAACCAATGGCTACTTGTGTTTTTCTGTGCCCTGATCGCCGGTGGCTGCGGCAACTCAGAGGAGGCAGACTCGGACCAACCGGCGGCCGCCTCGACTTTAGAGGGCATCGAGCCGGAAATTTCCGCTCCGGAACCGCCACCGGCAAGAACCATCGCACAAACACCGTCCGCAGTCCTGAAATTGAATCTTCAACCCGGGCGACGTGTTCCGCTGCTCAAGACCGTCCAACAAACGTTGATCCAGAAGATGCCTCAAGGGGACATCGTCAACCGGGATTGGCTGGAAATGCTGGTCACGTTGCGGTTGGAACAGATGACCGAGGACGGTCGGCGAAAACTGAGCGTCCATTATGAACGGGTGCGGTATCAGAACGAGATTGGTGGGAAAACGATCAGCTTCGATTCGGATTCCGATACCGGCCCTCTTCCGGCCGTAATGCTGCCCTATCGGGGATTGGTGAACAACGGTTTCGCATTTTGGATTGGCCCGGACCATCGAATCTTGAAACCCGTGGGATTTGCCGATTTCCTCAAACGATGTATTCGTGATGTCCCCCCTGCCCAACAGGAACAGGTTCTGAATGCCTTTGCGAATTCGACCGAAGAAGGGGTGGCGAATTTCGTTGACGACAGCATCGGGTACCTGCCGTTGGCTGATCACGCAGTCGCTGCGGGGGATACTTGGATTCGAGAACGATCGCTCTCGCGGCCGGTTCCTTTGTTCATTCAGAATCATTGTAGTCTCAGTCGGCTGACAGATCGGATTGCTGACATCGACATTGCTGGTACGATCGCGACCACCCGCACGTTCGGTGAGCAAGCCGACCACGAAAACCACGATGTCCAAGTCATCGTCCGTGGCGGCCACGCACATGGGAGTTGTCGAATTGACCGTGAGACCGGATTGCCGTTACACGCATCCGTGAAACACCTGCTCGACATGGCCGTGCGTCAGGCCGACGGACGGGAATTCGTGCAGCAGAAGATCACCACCACCACGATTCGACTGTTCCCCGAACAGTCCACACCCAACTCAAATGCCATTCAACCGGCGTCATACGAGCAAGTTGAGCGTTCGGCTGCGAATCGTTGA
- a CDS encoding COG1361 family protein: MKKVGLVKPLLMLLVTTIAWPLTAHAQFDGKPLPKPEPSSNPFAAPIAPPKKAAPTSDFKVPPAKTILPTVKKEAAKLPAQPSSTVRINALGPSIGMNVTPRDGSTPYVKTFKSQIPSLSVDWVTPEAIMVGAEDDFELVLRNRGAVTIEQVAIDHVLPTGFELINSRPRPEKVGDDQMWMVEKIEPNEEVRIALRLKPVKAGPAESHARVTYSTTANTKFEVIEPKLTLAADGSETVVIGNQAIMNIVIENPGTGPTTNTLLKVAYSEGLRPLAKGTTYEIGTLNPGESRSVRVLADVTKLGEHLCTFTAVADHGLKAEQTRKVQGIGAVLAMEIDGPGFRYVNRPATFEVKVVNKGTAPADNVHIRCAVPRSFGFLGATDFGKFDAASKTVNWFVNQIPPGKEVVVKCDLKALDRGEFPLLAAAKAERGLTCMARHATTVEGIAAILLEVVDIDDPVEVGAETAYEILITNQGTDYATNVQIKLDVPDGMEITNSRGPTKATVKGQTVFFGALPKLAPRADAIYRVNIKGTKPGDFRVSVQAQSDTLRSPVVEQESTKVYQDQ, from the coding sequence ATGAAGAAGGTTGGGTTGGTGAAACCATTATTGATGTTGCTTGTCACGACCATCGCTTGGCCGCTGACAGCACACGCACAGTTCGACGGGAAACCGTTGCCAAAACCGGAACCAAGTTCCAATCCGTTCGCGGCTCCCATCGCGCCGCCGAAAAAAGCGGCTCCGACTTCCGACTTCAAAGTGCCGCCGGCAAAAACGATTTTGCCCACGGTGAAGAAGGAAGCCGCGAAACTGCCGGCGCAACCGAGTTCCACAGTTCGCATCAATGCATTGGGACCGTCGATCGGAATGAACGTCACTCCACGTGATGGTTCGACACCTTATGTGAAGACGTTTAAAAGCCAAATTCCGAGCTTGTCGGTCGATTGGGTCACGCCTGAAGCGATCATGGTCGGTGCGGAAGACGACTTCGAACTCGTTCTTCGCAACCGAGGCGCAGTCACGATTGAACAGGTGGCAATCGATCATGTTCTTCCGACCGGGTTCGAGTTGATCAACTCGCGTCCTCGTCCGGAGAAAGTCGGCGACGACCAAATGTGGATGGTCGAGAAGATCGAGCCGAACGAAGAAGTTCGGATCGCGTTGCGTCTGAAGCCGGTCAAAGCCGGACCAGCGGAAAGTCATGCTCGCGTGACTTACAGCACCACCGCGAACACAAAGTTCGAAGTGATCGAGCCGAAACTGACATTGGCTGCTGACGGTTCGGAAACGGTCGTCATCGGCAACCAAGCCATCATGAACATTGTGATCGAAAACCCGGGAACGGGCCCGACCACGAACACGCTGCTCAAAGTCGCTTACTCCGAAGGCTTGCGACCGCTCGCCAAAGGCACAACCTACGAAATCGGCACTTTGAATCCTGGCGAATCACGATCGGTTCGCGTGTTGGCTGATGTGACGAAACTTGGCGAACACCTCTGCACGTTCACCGCTGTTGCTGATCACGGTTTGAAAGCGGAGCAAACACGCAAGGTTCAAGGGATCGGTGCCGTCTTGGCGATGGAAATCGACGGCCCTGGATTCCGCTACGTGAATCGTCCGGCGACGTTCGAAGTCAAAGTGGTCAATAAAGGGACCGCTCCGGCCGACAACGTGCACATTCGATGTGCTGTCCCTCGCTCGTTCGGCTTCCTCGGAGCCACCGACTTCGGCAAGTTCGATGCGGCTAGCAAAACCGTGAACTGGTTTGTCAATCAGATTCCACCCGGCAAAGAAGTTGTCGTCAAATGTGATCTGAAAGCGTTGGATCGTGGTGAGTTCCCACTGTTGGCGGCCGCGAAAGCTGAACGCGGACTGACCTGCATGGCTCGTCATGCGACGACCGTCGAAGGGATTGCTGCTATCTTGCTGGAAGTTGTCGATATCGACGACCCAGTCGAAGTGGGAGCGGAAACCGCTTACGAAATCCTGATCACCAACCAAGGTACGGACTACGCCACCAACGTGCAGATCAAACTCGATGTGCCCGATGGGATGGAAATCACCAACTCCCGTGGCCCGACGAAAGCTACCGTCAAAGGCCAAACGGTCTTCTTCGGTGCCCTGCCCAAGTTGGCTCCGCGTGCCGATGCGATCTATCGCGTCAACATCAAAGGTACGAAACCCGGTGACTTCCGAGTTTCCGTGCAAGCTCAATCCGATACGCTGCGATCACCAGTTGTTGAGCAAGAAAGCACCAAGGTCTACCAAGACCAATAA
- a CDS encoding gamma-glutamylcyclotransferase family protein, producing MSNLIFCYGSNMCIERLTARIGETERLGCARLRGYVFRMHKRGYDGSAKADAMWTGREGDFMWGVVRRVSGLSKSELDRCEGVGVGYDCSTAKVELSDGAIQTVNLYTARPDWTVPRLTAFCWYREYIIRGAAQHDLPVEYQRQLADIPYTADPDAARRSENWMILQSPA from the coding sequence ATGTCCAACTTGATTTTCTGCTACGGCTCCAACATGTGCATCGAACGCCTGACGGCACGAATCGGTGAAACGGAGCGGCTTGGTTGTGCTCGGCTGCGGGGATACGTCTTTCGGATGCACAAACGCGGATACGATGGCTCGGCGAAGGCCGATGCGATGTGGACTGGGCGTGAAGGCGACTTCATGTGGGGAGTTGTCCGCCGCGTGTCCGGTCTGAGCAAGTCGGAACTCGATCGCTGCGAAGGTGTCGGCGTGGGTTACGATTGTTCCACCGCGAAGGTCGAACTCAGTGACGGAGCGATCCAGACTGTCAATCTCTACACCGCCCGACCCGACTGGACCGTTCCGCGTCTCACGGCATTCTGTTGGTATCGAGAATACATCATCCGTGGTGCCGCCCAGCACGATCTTCCGGTTGAATATCAGCGTCAGCTTGCGGATATCCCATATACCGCCGATCCGGATGCTGCTCGACGTTCTGAAAACTGGATGATTTTGCAATCACCCGCATGA